The segment AAGCATTCTTCTACCGGGCGAAAACGAAGCAAGCTTCCACCTTTCGGCAGATGCTGAGCGAACTGACTCGCACCTGCTGCGATGGCTCGGTTGAGAAACTGCTTTGCCATCTGATCCGCTCTGAAAAGTTGTCGGAAGAAGATTTGCTTGAACTGAAACGCATCGCGGAAACAGACAATTCCGATCCGGATCCTAAAGCTTAAGGGACGCCCTCATGAGTCTGATCGACTGGTACTCTCAAACGGTAATGCTAGACAGTGAAACCGAATTCTGGCTGGTACTGCTGAGTAAAGTTACCCTGTTGTTGGCGGCAGCCTGGTTGTTGCGATTATTGGTGAGTAAAGCGAACCCCCGCTATGCCGTCTTCGTCTGGCGTTCGCTAGCGGCGAGTCTCTGCTTGCTACTTCTCTGGAGCT is part of the Polystyrenella longa genome and harbors:
- a CDS encoding BlaI/MecI/CopY family transcriptional regulator, with protein sequence MPEFTKGELEVMQILWKHGEMKPAEIEEHFPWEITNSSLRSYLSILLDKGHLTRHRRGKAFFYRAKTKQASTFRQMLSELTRTCCDGSVEKLLCHLIRSEKLSEEDLLELKRIAETDNSDPDPKA